CGATGATGAGGTGATCCGGTTTGTCCTCATGTCCATCTGTCCAAAGTCCCTGCACTGTGTTTGATTAACAGACGCTGTTGGACGTTGCAGTGATAAAAGCCAACATTGCTGATAACAGCAGTCGGACATTACTCTGATTATCGATTACCTTTCAGAGATTATAGCCATGATCAGTGTCATAATAGAGATCAAAGTCACTGCATGAGCTCGCTgcattaaaggtgcagtgtgtgaaattctgattgtattaattattgtttttcatgactccaaaatgagccttttatatttgtATCAGATCTATTTTGGACCTTAGCCTATAATGGACAATATGACATACGCTTCCATAACTTTGTCACTTTGTGGAGATCATTGGTGAAAACTTGAGTGTTCGGGTAGAAACGAGTCTCTACGGTCCATTACTCTGATGACAGTCACAGGAGTTCACTGACCGACAGTAACCATGATCTGAAGTGTCGTATCGTCGTAAACAAAGCCAGGATGAGCCGCCATGTTGCAACAATGTCACTTAACAGTCACAATTTatcgctgtttgtttgtttgtttgtttgtttgtttgtgaatagcataactcaaaaagaaaatgatgtagATCTCTGATTAACTTTCCTTTTCCACAAAAAAGGAAAGCGTAGATCTGGGTctaaatgttttcagtcacGGCGTTCATTAAACTTCTCATCCCTGCATTAGAATAAAAAGAGTGATTTCTCGTGTGGTAAAACgtcattaaaacattcattttgaacTGAatcaaaaaaaactattatccCAAATTAAATTGCAataagaaatgtttattttcactcagatatttctttctttataacctgtaaacatgtgaaaacacctgttgttttcacagatttcatttttaaaataaatagttgACAACACGAGACACGAGAACGTAAATAAACTGTTATTTTCTTGCTGTCGTCGTGGTTCAGGTGGACAGAGTGAAGCTCCGTCACGCTGTGAAGACCGTGATCCTGAACCAGCTGCTGATCTCAGGCCCGATGGTCGTGGCCGTTTATCACATCACCAGCTGGAGAGTGAACCCCTGCGGCCCCGAGCTGCCCACCTTCCACTGGGCTCTGATGGAGCTCGCTGTGTTCGCCCTCGTGGAGGAAATCATGTTCTACTACTCACACAGGTACAAAGAACACCtcactgccacctactggtgaGGGGCCACTATTTCAGCCTTATGTAAAAACCGGAGAGCAGAATtattaaatctaaacaaaacaTTCACGTGAGTTTATATCAGGGTTTAGATCCAGTGTCGTGGTGATATTCCCACGTTGCTCAGAGGCAGGGCAGGGGGTGGAgccaatgacttttttgtggtCAGAGGATTTGAATAAACGTAGAAAGAGTTCAAATGTAACCGTCATGTAGCTTATATTATGGACATGTTCCAACAtgaattatataataatataagagTCAAAGCAGAATCACAAACGTCACAGATACTGAAACAGAACTTAAACTCTGTTACttatttaatcatttagttAATAACAAGCAGCACATTTGAGTTTATGATTATGGGATGTGCTGTACAAACAGAGTTAGTATCATGTTTCATTTTTACCTCGCAgagcttgttttcatttgaatctgcgttttcatttgaatgaatgGAAAAATAAGCATTAGATTAATCTTAATATACTGTAGAGACTAAGTCGTGTACTTACAGTTAGGTGTTGTTTCCACGTGCACTCAGGTTTAAATCACGACCAGATTCCTCCTGAGTGTCTGAAATGATCTCAGCGACTTATTTTCCTTCCGGTGTCTGATTATTTttctaagaaaaacaaattcaaaggAAACTTTAAACCTGAGCACAGGTTTGTCCATTTCAATCTGCAACACCTGAGTGAAATGACAGGTGACCTCAAATTAACCCAGCGTGACCCCAGCCTCAGGCAGAATATGAGACATGAAATACGACCCCCTAGTGGTTGGGAGGGGAAAATCTCACacatacaaaatgagacatggcTTCAACACTGTCCTTGAAACTTTCTTTCccaggttgtttttcttgttttcagatgaagatgCAGAATACAAACCATGTGATGTAGATTTTCTGTTCactaacagtaataataataaataatataatccTCGTCCTCTCCTCTCAGGCTGTTCCATCACCCCAGCCTCTACAAACATTACCACAAGCAGCACCACGAGTGGACCGCTCCTGTCGGAGTCGTGTGTATTTACGCTCATCCTCTGGAGCATGTGGTAATTCATCCCTCCTGCTCTTCACCATCTGACTCTTTCTCCTCCGCTTCTCTGGGTTTTTAGCGTTGCatattgtatatttatgtggtgaaatgtggtgaaaagttttttttcccctcaataaaacttttttaaaattgttgaTACTccactttaacatgcagtacattgtaaataacggccagatattgaaagttattctggaaaaatgggcaaaacactcacaggacattttctgggcctgttatggttaaaatacgtctaaaataacagtttaacaggctcaggtgttaaagggttaagtcaCAGATCTCCCTGACGATTGTCCGTCTCTGGTGTTAGCTCTCCAACATGCTGCCAGCCGTGGCCGGACCGGTCATCCTGGGCTCCCACTTATCCACCACGTCGCTCTGGTACTGCCTGGCTCTGGTCAGCACCACCATCTCCCACTGTGGATATCACCTGCCCTTCCTGCCGTCCCCGGAGTTCCACGACTTCCACCACCTCAGGTGAGTCCAGACGTTTCTTTTGTTTACCTAAATCTAAAATCTATACCTGTAAATAAATCAGACGATTGGTGGTCGATGAAGTTGTGCTCCTCTTGCAATATGAGGTTAAGATAACTGTTGTGCATTTGTGTAAAGAAAAAGGTGataataattagaaaatacatcataaacatcaaaaacatttcaacgTCAGAAATTTTAAATTGACACATTTGTCCCTAGCAGccaaaaatgtcaccttcccgaaaaactaaatattaaatattagtaGTAAATATGAATATCCTTGAGCGATATTTGTTCAACAGACAAAATGGCTTTGTCCTTCACTTCactcctgtcctcctgtcctcatgtcctcatgtcctccccGCGCCCAGGTTCAACCAGTGTTTCGGGGTCATGGGCGTCCTGGACCGACTTCACGGCACCGACAGCAAGTTCCGGGAGACGAAGCAGTACGAGCGCCACGTGCTGCTCACAGGCCTCACGCCGCTCAACGAGAGCATCCCCGATGCACCAAAGAAGGGCCAGTGATGTAAGCCgtgaactctgacctctgacctcaggccCAGGCCTTGCCAAACGTTTTGGGAATATTTGACACACGATGGGTGGACATGAAGCTCCCCAACAACCGAAACGTAGATAGTTAGATGGAGATTGAGGCGGTGAACGACAGCTCAGAATGTTTGAAATCATGATTTCTAATGATTTCTCATCCTCCTGTGATCTGGGAAGACTGATTCAGTCACATGATTCTTAGTTAATGGTTGTGTCGCAGAGGTAGTTAATATAGTTTAGTTAAGTTTCATTTAAACGCCCATAATCTGACAGTGGTACAAGTATAtaatagtgtggtaataagGAGAGAATATGATATTAATACCTTTGGTAATTGCTTGGTAATGAGTAAAAAACCTATTAAAATTCATCCTCCCTCATATActacacacattttacacattgtcAAGCTTTTACTTGGTGATTACTataaaaaataagataatatTCTCAAatcagggagaagaaaaaacaaaaacaaaggaaaaataagTTGGAATTGGTGTCATTTAATTATGGTTCCCTTGTACAAATagatgtttttactgtataatgTTATGATTTACATTAATGTTTATTAAGATGAGAACTGGACAGGTAGAGAGAGAAGTCATCGAAtgtaagtttaaataaaaacattccaGTTATCGTCCATGTGAAGAATCGAACGCTGTTGACGAAtgacataaaagtcatttgaaatcatttcagtgtgaacagacttgtgtcatttttccatttcagaAAAATCGTACTTGCCGTTTGACGTACGTATGATTTCTGTTTTACCTCATGTTTAATGACCACTCGCCCATAAAGCACTTAAATAAACCTGAATTATGTTCAGCTATGAGTCGTTTGCCAGAAGAAACAAATGTTAGAAAACTCACGTTTAACTTTTCTGTGCGATTGTGAAGAATGTTTGTACTAaattacttaataataataataataataaagaaaatagaaaaaaggacaaaaagaaaatggtgtacagtgattacacacacacacacacacacacgtgaaaaaAGAGTCGTCAGTCGTCGTCGTTGAGGTTTTTTTGTCcgttttgtggtttttttctttattaaaggAAAAGCATAATTACtacaaattacaaataacaCTAATAGCGAATCACATCAGCCTACAAAGCAGATATTATGAATATTAAATGATATTATACAGGATCTCATTCaagtattttacatttttccgttttatatattttttttgtttgttcttttctcctcgttttcctcttttttccctcgCCGCGGCAAAGCCTAAGATATTTATCGTGACGTAAGATGAACGACGGTGATGCTTCGTCACTTCTTATTCATATGGCTTTTATGgaattttgtccttttttttttaatcttctctTTTAATCCCAGTCTCCAGACGTCCGAACCAAAGCCTCGCTCCTCGTactttctctcccttctcttGCTTCCTCTCCTCCGTCGTTCATCCCTCACGTCCGTGTAGTTTCTGcttttctgaattttttttttttttttaaaccgtaAAACTCAACGCATCGTCAACTGTAGGCTTCTGAAAACTGATCCCCAAAATCTCCCTGACGTTAAACCAACAAGACACTGACGGGGGGAAATGAAGTAAGTACAGCTTTGCTTTACTttgctttttcatcttttttgcagaggtgtttttctttttagaggAAGAACGCGGAGAAACAGCGACTGTGACGtccacctctgctctgctcgCTGGGAAATTAACCAACagactgaaaaaaatgaattgaacGCATTTGAACACTAGTGCGTCGATAATTAAAGGCTCACTCTGTCAAGCAGCAGTCGTGGGGGGGGTAaaaccatgtgtgtgttaaGACTAGAGCCAGAACTtgtcttttaaatctctttaaatCAACTTTGTTCCTCTTTAAATCACAGTTGTGTTGTTGGCCGCTGTTATATTGGCAAAAATTAACTCAATTTCAACATGAAAAACTATAAACAATCTTCTTTCCCTTTAGTGATGTTCCCATGTTTGTAACAGCCCCGACACAACAAGCTCTCCATCTTCATcacgacaacgacgacaacagcaacaacgCTAGAAACACTGCAAATTGAAATTAAAAGCATTAAAAGATAATTATGagaccatttaaaaaaaaaaaaaaagaactgaaaagaaagaaaaagttagaGGACATAAACGTGTGTAAGGCAAATATTTATCATCTGCTCTAACGAAAGAATAAAACGAGGAGCAGGGAGCGGTCGCCTTCTTCTCTTCGTCTGTCGAGattcacatttacatgaaaGGAGGAAGGAACATGTTTGATATAATCAATACTTGAGTTGGAGAACGATGGAACGATGGAACGATCCACGCCGACCGAAGGAAGAGTGACGAGCGTGAGCGGGAGAATCCAAAACACGGGGAGCGGCGATGATGCGTTTAAGTCTTTGCTCATGGCTGCTACATCTGTACCTGCGTCAGCGCTCATGCCGGAACTGACGCGCGTGTTAAGCTCCTCCCCTGTCGTGCGTCGACCGAGCAAACAAACGGCAAAGAGGTCGTGAGGTGTGAAATGTTTGAACCTCGTCAGCGTCTCCATCCACGGggggaaaatcaaaaaaaacatcaccaccaccaccgttttttttttcttcaagtaATCCAGATTTTTAGATGATTCCAGTCCTGTAGTGtcactgatggatggatggatggatgccaGTGAAGTGGATGGATTCACGGATGGATGCAGCTCGTCTGACAGCGAGGCGGAGTTGGGACAGAGCTTAAGTTAGGaagcacagagagggagggacggagggaggggggaaaggGGGCGGGGACACAAACTTCGACCTGATTCACGtgtttcagcacaaacacacaggaaggaTTCTTGGATTTGTAACAGACCATAATATTATGACACTTGGAAGACACCTGAGAAACGGTGACGGAGGAAAGGAGCGAGGGCGAGAGGTGGAGGACAGCGCCACTTGGTGGCATCTGCTGGAAACGCAATTACGGGCGATTTCACTGCTGTACAATCAACAATGTGGTGACGGGCGGGCAGAGGGCGGGGCAAAGTCTGAAGCaataaaaccattaaaataAGGCAACTTTCAATGATCGTGTCcacactgagggaacagaacaagtctttttctctctgtggtttaTCATTTGGCTCTGTAATGTTTCTGCCCCTCAGTGTTTCGGCCGTAAAGTAAATCAAATCTCTCCGACAGCACTCGACGGCGGcggctgtggtgtgtgtgtggatgaaaatGTCAGCACTCGGGTTCAAACCACTTTGGTCCAGTTGGAGGTCGGGGAGCAGCGCCGCCTCCTCCCCGGCGGCCACCAGTGAGAACAGCTCAGTTCAGACATTCAGTCAAAGTTTCCAAAGTTTCCAAAGTTTCCAAAGCCACCACATGccgaaaaaaaataataataatattaataatgataatgatcatTAATCTGAGATCTGGGCGAGAAATCAATTATCCTTTAGCCAGCGTGACAGTGTTGATCAAAGAGGAACAGGGGGCGGGGTccagtggtggaggagggatCCAcgtgaattaaaaagaaatgaaaaaataaaataaatccaggaTCGTTGCTAAAGCTCGATATCTCAAATTCTCAAAAAGAATTTTTGTtctaacaaataaacaaaaaaattgtttctcaatttaaaataaaaaaaaaaaaagaaaaatctcaaGCTTGAGTGAAGAGCTGGACACGCCCCCCTTCCcctcctgcctccctccctccctcccccccagGTTGTTGTGGTTGAGTTGATCCATGCAGAGCCGCTGAGTTTGGAGAGAGAGACTTTACTTCAGCGTCTTGGCGTCAGGCGCAGGTTCAGCTGCAGGAGCCGCGGCCGCGCTCGCTGTTTTCTGGCCGGCGAGTttggcggcggcagcagcggcgtGACTGTACGTCGCCGCGGGGGCGGGGCCTGAGCCGGCCTGACTGTGGGGGCGACTGGAAGGCTGCGAGAGGTGCCGACGCCGACCGTCCCCGCTGGACGAGTGTCTTCTGCGGCCGCCTTCCTCCATGGGGGGCTACGAGCAGAGACAAGAGACGCGTTTAAATGTGTCCAGTTGTACGACACTGTGATCTTACTTACGCCCCTGAACTTTAGAACACACCACCCTTAGATATCAGGGAAGacttttttaagtttattttaaagttaatacAGGATTTTAACCTTGTGACgagttttcctgttttattacacgctgtgttttatttgcatcttttgttttatttcaaagttgaAAACAGGATTTTAACCCCTTGACTTTAACCTTTACCTTCCACctcgtgttgtgttttatttgcatctctTTCCTTCTATATTTCTACATTCCTTTTATTGtcaagcactttgagctgcaatccctGTATATACAAAAAGTATATTATTGCTATTACAATAATTACACAGTagtataataaaaacataattctgcTAAAATGATCGTGTTTCTCACTCGATGATCATTAGTTTAAGCTCTTTTTCAACAACACGATCTAAGGTTTGTGgaagaaaataagtgatttaTTCAGAGCAAAAGTGATTTCCAGTACAAATGAAATGCACAGTGAATCGATGGTCGATATAAAAATGGgtggagtatttttttttgtgcatcttCTCGTCTATTCTGACATAAAAAAGTTCCTTGAGATAAGATATGCTGTGGTTTGGTACTCACGTCGATCCTGAAATCTTCCAGTCGCTTGAACTTGCTCAAACATCCCTGCAGCTTGGCATCAATCTCCAAGTTCTTGGCTTTGGAATATTTAAGGAAAGCCCAGAACTTCTCCAGTCCATAAAGCTGGCCTGTGAACGGGACCCAGAGAGACGccgttatcatcatcatcatcatcatcatcatgtagaAGAGTTCTTCAATGattcatattatattatctgtGCAAACTCACCAGCTTCATAGTCTTTCATCGTTTCCTCCTGGAAATCCTTGAAGATGTCTGGCCTGAACTTCCTCTCCAGACCGTAGCTGTAGTACCTGAAGAGACACTCCAGACCgtacctgcagcacacacacacacgcacgcacacacacacacacacacgagaattatataacaaataattataaagtgtttgaaaaaggaaaacacacccATCTACCTCCTAAACTGAGTTGCACAATATCTATGCAGGCACACACATTGCACACAAAAGATTTGCACTTATATCttagaattaaaaaatatgacgtactatttttttaaataaacattttaagcatttttttaaacacttttctttttaacaataGTTTTCCAGCTGCTGCCGActgatttgtctttgtgtttcctgttcctGCTCTGATTGTATCCATAGTTTTGATGTGTCATTGTACCaagtataatgacaataaagaaattctgattctgattaaagAAAGAACCACCAAAAAAGCAGACAACCAGTGGTCAGTGGTGGAACATGCAGAGAGCAAGTGTCTCACCTGTATCCTTCTTTCCCGTCCTCGACCACCAGCTGTCTGAACTCCTCGTACATCTTCCTGTTGAAATGATCGCGCAGGAAAAACGACCAGAAACGGAAGAGCGTGTTCATCTCCTGGGACTGACCGATTCCCAGCCGCTTTCGCTCTGTGACACAAGTTTAAAGTGGACACAGATCATTAAAATATACCGTATGTACATAACTAGACATGTACAACAAGACGgaataaagcaaaaataaactgaagCAGAAGCTGAAAGAACGATGAAAACACGTTCTTACCGTTTAGGCAGCGCCGGCGATACTTGTGGTAAACGTGTTGCGTGAAGCCGTTCTCTTTGAGCAGCTCGTGTGACGGGTGCTGGAACTTGGGCAGCGACTGAGGCGTACAGCCAATGTTCCCCAGGGCAGGGGTTCCTTCTGACGGGCTGGCGTTGGAgctgagagggagaggaggaagaggaagaggaagaggaaccACAGGAGTGTGAGAAAGACAACATTCACATAAGATCATcactgaaacgattaatcgattcatcagtttgaagctttttttcatgtttaaaacaagatttccgattgtttaagcttcttaaatgtgagagttttctcattaaaagtgaatcattttggtttgtggacaaaacaagacatttgagaacatcatcatttccaggtttgatcaacatttttaaaggttttctgaaattttatgggccaaacgattaatcgagcaGATCATCGACAGATGTTAGTCGCAGCTCTAATCATCACATGAGAAGACTTTGATGTGACTCTCACCTGACAGAGGCAGTACGTGACCGATGCTCTCTGGAGTCCATCACCCAGCCCACGTGGCACTCCATGGGTGGATTGGAGCTGTGCCGGGTCTTCCTCTTCCTGggtgtctggaaaaaaaaacacgagcaAAGCAAGTTAAATATCAATACTGTGTAGAAAAGTTTGTtggatggtaaaaaaaagataaatcttACTTTGGCGTCGACGGGCCGACTCTCCTTCACCACGGGGTAGAAGCGCGGCGTCATGGTCGGGTCCTTGCGGTGAGGCGTGCGAGGTGTGCGGGGCGTGCGGGCA
This genomic stretch from Solea senegalensis isolate Sse05_10M linkage group LG13, IFAPA_SoseM_1, whole genome shotgun sequence harbors:
- the faxdc2 gene encoding fatty acid hydroxylase domain-containing protein 2, which codes for MSGAAVMKSNGKQQESPTGLWDSVKKAVFVIGSGIFFLAAFGNSLTWHLQKFWGASGDFWQNQWSRLYVTFEGHEAALFYLGTMLMPTLVFWIPNALLLFVDVTGKPSFITRYRIQMDKNNPVDRVKLRHAVKTVILNQLLISGPMVVAVYHITSWRVNPCGPELPTFHWALMELAVFALVEEIMFYYSHRLFHHPSLYKHYHKQHHEWTAPVGVVCIYAHPLEHVLSNMLPAVAGPVILGSHLSTTSLWYCLALVSTTISHCGYHLPFLPSPEFHDFHHLRFNQCFGVMGVLDRLHGTDSKFRETKQYERHVLLTGLTPLNESIPDAPKKGQ